The Haloplanus salinarum genome includes a region encoding these proteins:
- a CDS encoding DUF7289 family protein, producing MTDRAVSDVLSFVLVFSLITASVGLVSVVGLGSLQDARNAERIDNGERAFEVLADNHGDIVHGGAPSRATEIKLAETTLTLGDTSDSEVTLENGSVPGTVESRSITFGRSGESLDSGVVYEMGAVIRVDRGGAAMRREPPFYFDEDRTVIHYVALESRTGDVQRRSGSTTVLVRGVRGTTAVLAHEQPTGNVTLTVDTEPRRAAAWKRYLDDELDGMSPAATPCDPLAGNGTVSCTFRTDDLRISRTTIRTSID from the coding sequence ATGACCGACCGAGCCGTCAGCGACGTGTTGAGTTTCGTCCTCGTGTTCTCGCTCATCACGGCCTCCGTGGGGCTGGTGAGCGTAGTCGGCCTCGGGAGCCTCCAGGACGCCCGCAACGCCGAGCGGATCGACAACGGGGAGCGGGCCTTCGAGGTGCTCGCCGACAACCACGGCGATATCGTCCACGGCGGGGCGCCCTCGCGGGCGACCGAGATCAAACTCGCGGAGACGACGCTGACACTCGGGGACACCTCGGACTCCGAGGTCACACTGGAGAACGGCTCGGTTCCGGGCACCGTCGAGAGCCGGTCGATCACGTTCGGCCGTTCGGGCGAGAGCCTCGACAGCGGCGTCGTCTACGAGATGGGTGCGGTGATCCGAGTCGATCGGGGCGGAGCCGCGATGCGTCGCGAACCGCCCTTTTACTTCGACGAGGACCGGACCGTGATCCACTACGTCGCGCTCGAATCCCGGACCGGCGACGTCCAGCGCCGGTCCGGCTCGACGACCGTCCTCGTGCGCGGGGTCAGGGGTACCACGGCGGTGTTGGCCCACGAGCAACCGACCGGGAACGTCACGCTCACCGTCGACACCGAACCCCGACGGGCGGCGGCCTGGAAGCGGTATCTCGACGACGAACTCGACGGGATGTCACCTGCGGCCACGCCCTGTGACCCCCTCGCCGGCAACGGGACGGTCAGCTGTACGTTCCGGACC
- a CDS encoding DUF7266 family protein, whose protein sequence is MTLRSDRRGSSTALGYVLSLGIAAVLISGLIVAGGGLMESQRDQSARTELEVIGQTLAEEVTSAGRLADCPSCELRLRVDLPSRVAGGSYLIEVTDTADAGIHRLVLNTSVTGVTIRVRFRSRLPVAETSLAGGPVVIVYDSGTLEVRDAE, encoded by the coding sequence GTGACCCTCCGGTCGGACCGCCGGGGGAGTTCGACGGCGCTCGGCTACGTCCTGTCGCTCGGCATCGCCGCCGTCCTCATCTCGGGGTTGATCGTCGCCGGGGGCGGGCTGATGGAGAGCCAGCGCGACCAGTCGGCGCGGACCGAACTCGAGGTGATCGGACAGACGCTCGCCGAGGAGGTGACGAGCGCGGGGCGACTCGCGGACTGTCCGTCGTGTGAACTCCGGCTCCGGGTCGACCTGCCCAGCCGCGTCGCCGGCGGATCCTATCTGATCGAGGTGACCGACACCGCCGACGCGGGGATCCATCGGCTCGTGTTGAACACGAGCGTGACGGGCGTGACGATCCGGGTTCGGTTCCGGTCGCGCCTCCCCGTCGCCGAGACCAGCCTCGCTGGCGGCCCGGTCGTGATCGTCTACGATTCGGGGACGCTGGAGGTGCGGGACGCGGAATGA